The following coding sequences are from one Treponema bryantii window:
- a CDS encoding class I SAM-dependent methyltransferase, producing the protein MDYNNRFYLFDTEKNNYLYDNFTKEIYNIEKEVSEKFKEILEKNTDNFNLSDFPENSRQDIQNLINAKEKTVPTFRQKKCFITINVSNKCNLNCIYCYRKHENKSHLTKENLLEIVEFATTKYMPEAPEYIFSFGFTSEPLLDFQLLKDFDEIIADHEGFLFKHEDFIKISEKQLFEKLPIEIQEKYKSERCDKPGEIEDSYLKILNQILKNESLWNYWQIQKDEYVKSMIAFSNKLFKQKSAMANRILLNEQFEGLIKEPKVKYYTLFFYSNGTLLNQEHIDFIKGMYKTDFWISIDGPEYINNYSRNYANGKSSFNDVIKGIELLQKNNIKVNINSVITPKNINLLEIVDFFKSLKINSMNFQLVRSENLKFSKEILYEYLANFDKLLERVIDGIKNKDYFYINFLKPHYFFDALQNYYTKGFTTKRCDWGEKLSVNAEGELYHCESTVDLEQKIGTFRDNITYADIEDNKTVDQKEKCKNCFAKNLCGGTCYYYTLLTGNEINEIECIYRKEIIKKVFKFYATLMEMHELKSVMNIVTGKQEVNNFINENKKLPVNKKFILEQQKFDKLDGWFSGLSRAIFDSILSLQEKNSILGNCFEIGTWKGKSAIEIAKFLRENERLLLIDPLLENNKEEIFANLKDITGKDESFLQIYSGYSEEFDYYSEEKNYMKKTRFIHIDGCHVGESVYNDLVLAEKLLSKDGVIVVDDFFNIEYPQITEATYKYLSNNEFTLRLFLAGSNKAYLCRPNSYAFYYDFCISMLQKELLVRSYAMKIMKTSPIGDSLTISLKPFDAKADLPNGFQGFDWAQDKIEYIGYKK; encoded by the coding sequence ATGGACTATAACAATCGTTTTTATTTATTTGATACAGAAAAGAATAATTATTTATATGATAATTTTACAAAAGAAATATACAATATAGAAAAGGAAGTTTCGGAAAAATTTAAGGAAATACTTGAAAAAAATACTGATAATTTTAATTTATCTGATTTTCCGGAAAATTCCCGTCAGGATATACAAAATCTTATTAACGCAAAAGAAAAGACTGTTCCTACTTTTCGTCAAAAGAAATGTTTTATAACAATAAATGTTTCAAATAAATGTAATTTGAATTGTATTTATTGCTACAGAAAACACGAAAATAAAAGTCATCTTACAAAAGAAAATCTTCTGGAAATTGTTGAATTTGCCACTACAAAATATATGCCAGAAGCACCTGAGTATATTTTTAGTTTTGGTTTTACATCTGAACCTTTATTAGATTTCCAATTGTTAAAAGACTTTGATGAGATAATAGCAGATCATGAAGGCTTTTTATTTAAGCATGAGGATTTTATTAAGATTTCTGAAAAACAATTATTTGAAAAACTACCGATTGAAATACAGGAAAAATATAAGTCTGAAAGATGTGATAAACCTGGCGAAATTGAAGATTCTTATTTAAAAATATTAAATCAAATCCTGAAAAATGAGTCGTTGTGGAATTACTGGCAGATACAAAAAGATGAATATGTAAAATCAATGATTGCTTTTTCAAATAAGCTTTTTAAACAAAAAAGTGCCATGGCAAACAGAATTCTTCTTAATGAGCAATTCGAGGGGCTGATTAAAGAGCCAAAAGTAAAATATTATACTTTATTCTTCTATTCAAACGGTACTCTTTTAAATCAAGAGCATATTGATTTTATAAAAGGCATGTATAAAACAGATTTCTGGATTAGTATTGATGGACCTGAATACATAAATAATTATTCAAGAAATTATGCAAACGGAAAATCTTCATTTAACGATGTAATAAAAGGAATTGAATTATTACAGAAGAATAACATTAAAGTAAATATCAATAGTGTTATTACTCCAAAAAATATAAATCTTTTAGAAATTGTCGATTTCTTTAAAAGCTTAAAAATAAACTCTATGAATTTTCAACTGGTACGAAGTGAAAATCTTAAATTCAGTAAGGAAATACTTTATGAGTATTTAGCAAACTTTGATAAACTTTTGGAACGAGTAATAGATGGAATAAAGAATAAAGATTATTTTTATATAAATTTCCTAAAACCACATTATTTCTTTGATGCATTGCAAAATTATTATACAAAAGGATTTACTACCAAAAGATGTGATTGGGGTGAAAAACTATCGGTAAATGCAGAAGGAGAATTATATCATTGTGAATCTACTGTTGACCTGGAACAAAAGATAGGAACCTTTAGAGACAATATTACTTATGCAGATATTGAAGATAATAAAACCGTAGATCAAAAAGAAAAATGTAAAAATTGTTTTGCAAAAAACTTATGTGGCGGTACCTGTTATTATTACACGCTGCTTACAGGAAATGAAATAAATGAAATTGAATGTATTTACAGAAAAGAGATAATAAAAAAAGTATTTAAATTTTATGCAACTTTGATGGAAATGCATGAACTGAAGTCTGTTATGAATATTGTTACTGGTAAACAAGAAGTAAATAATTTTATTAATGAAAACAAGAAACTTCCAGTTAATAAAAAGTTTATTCTTGAACAACAGAAGTTTGATAAGCTTGACGGCTGGTTTAGCGGACTCTCAAGAGCTATATTTGATAGCATTCTCAGTCTTCAAGAAAAAAATAGCATTTTGGGAAATTGTTTTGAAATTGGTACCTGGAAAGGTAAATCGGCAATTGAGATTGCAAAATTCTTACGAGAGAATGAAAGATTATTACTGATAGATCCATTGTTAGAAAATAATAAAGAAGAAATTTTTGCTAACTTGAAAGACATCACTGGTAAAGATGAATCTTTTCTTCAGATTTATTCTGGTTATTCAGAAGAATTTGATTATTATTCCGAAGAAAAAAATTATATGAAGAAAACACGTTTTATTCATATTGATGGATGTCATGTTGGTGAAAGTGTTTACAATGATTTGGTTTTGGCAGAAAAATTACTATCTAAAGATGGCGTTATTGTTGTAGATGATTTCTTTAATATTGAATATCCACAAATTACAGAAGCAACCTATAAGTACCTGAGTAATAACGAATTTACATTAAGACTCTTCCTTGCAGGTTCAAATAAAGCGTATTTGTGTCGCCCAAATAGTTATGCATTTTATTATGATTTTTGTATTTCAATGCTGCAGAAAGAACTATTGGTAAGGAGCTATGCTATGAAAATTATGAAGACTTCTCCAATTGGAGATAGTTTAACAATTTCACTCAAACCCTTTGATGCAAAAGCAGATTTACCAAATGGTTTTCAAGGATTTGACTGGGCTCAGGATAAAATTGAATATATAGGATATAAGAAATAA
- a CDS encoding peptidase domain-containing ABC transporter encodes MGFMKYIQQLDQSDCGCACLAMIASYFKCQVSLKRIREVSGTDKNGTNLNGMIIAAKDLSFNARALKGEKKHITPDLPVPFIAHEAVADNGNEFFHYVVVRKITKKRVYIYDPDIYRNKCSLSIEDFCKEWTGYCLFLTPSSDFKITKEEKRNSLGRFLPILKPHMGLLSVVSIVSFLLILFGIVTSFYFQYVIDEVIYSNSLSTLTVLSVGVLILSLFRSFLTAIRSYMLNVFSTKIDFHLIFAYFSHVMKLPVSFFDTRRTGEILSRMRDAQKIRTTLTDAAITVIMDTLMVFVVGAILLIKNKMLFGIAVSMVPVSSIIIWITAKPFAKQYRKYTAENANVDSYLVETMNGGTTIKALNASEYAFAEYEKLQTKSVWTYFKLNVWQTIRNIFTDFFSESGTNLIFWVGSFLILKGKMSLGELFSFNALLAYFLGPLNRLVNLQPKVQEALVSADRIMEILELDEEFEENPEKSRISRYIRPEKIEGELQIKNVDFTYGTRRQILFDINVSINKGDWVAFVGESGSGKSTLVKLLLKFYKPQNGDIVLDNNNLEDLDTFYLRSKIGYVPQDIFLFSGTIADNISLHKSNATIEDIIEASKKAGAHEFISKLPGRYNTILSERGSSLSGGERQRIALARALLGKPELLIFDEATSSLDNISERSIHETLKNLRKEKVTTILIAHRLTTVINCDKIFVMEHGRIVEEGTHEQLKVNKGLYQKLWESSK; translated from the coding sequence ATGGGGTTTATGAAATATATACAACAACTTGATCAGAGTGACTGTGGCTGTGCTTGTCTTGCAATGATAGCAAGCTACTTTAAATGTCAGGTAAGTTTAAAAAGAATCCGCGAAGTGTCTGGAACAGATAAAAACGGTACAAATTTAAACGGTATGATTATTGCCGCGAAAGATCTTTCTTTTAATGCACGGGCCTTGAAAGGTGAAAAAAAACATATAACTCCTGATTTACCGGTACCCTTTATTGCTCATGAAGCAGTAGCAGACAATGGTAATGAATTTTTTCATTATGTTGTAGTTCGCAAAATAACAAAGAAACGAGTATATATTTATGATCCTGATATTTATAGAAATAAATGCTCACTTTCGATAGAAGATTTCTGTAAAGAATGGACGGGATATTGTCTTTTTCTTACCCCTTCTTCTGATTTTAAAATTACAAAGGAAGAAAAAAGAAATTCTCTAGGTCGTTTTCTACCTATTTTGAAACCACATATGGGTTTATTATCTGTAGTGAGTATTGTCTCTTTTCTTCTTATTTTATTTGGAATTGTTACATCCTTTTATTTCCAATATGTAATTGATGAAGTAATTTACTCAAACAGTTTATCTACTCTTACTGTGCTTTCTGTTGGGGTTTTGATATTATCGCTTTTCAGAAGTTTTTTAACTGCAATAAGAAGTTATATGTTAAATGTATTTTCTACAAAGATTGATTTTCATTTAATATTTGCTTATTTCAGTCATGTAATGAAATTACCTGTTTCTTTTTTTGATACAAGAAGAACAGGCGAAATCTTATCGAGAATGCGCGATGCACAAAAAATCCGTACTACATTAACTGATGCTGCCATTACTGTAATTATGGATACGTTAATGGTATTTGTTGTTGGAGCAATTCTTTTAATAAAAAATAAAATGCTTTTTGGCATAGCTGTAAGTATGGTGCCAGTTTCGTCAATTATTATTTGGATTACCGCAAAACCTTTTGCAAAACAATACAGAAAATATACTGCAGAGAATGCAAATGTGGATTCTTATTTAGTTGAAACTATGAATGGCGGAACAACAATAAAAGCTCTGAATGCCAGTGAATATGCTTTTGCTGAATATGAAAAATTGCAGACAAAATCAGTTTGGACATATTTTAAATTAAATGTCTGGCAAACGATTAGAAATATTTTTACAGATTTCTTTAGTGAAAGCGGTACAAATCTAATTTTCTGGGTTGGAAGTTTTTTGATTCTGAAAGGTAAAATGAGTTTAGGTGAACTGTTCTCATTTAACGCACTTCTGGCGTATTTTTTAGGACCTTTAAATCGTTTAGTGAATCTTCAGCCAAAGGTACAGGAAGCTCTTGTGTCAGCAGACAGAATTATGGAAATTCTGGAATTAGATGAAGAATTTGAAGAAAATCCTGAAAAATCAAGAATTAGCAGATATATCCGGCCTGAAAAGATTGAAGGTGAATTACAAATAAAGAATGTAGATTTTACTTATGGTACCCGAAGACAGATTTTATTTGATATTAATGTTTCTATAAATAAAGGCGATTGGGTAGCTTTTGTTGGAGAAAGTGGAAGTGGAAAATCAACTCTTGTAAAATTATTATTAAAATTTTATAAGCCTCAGAATGGTGATATCGTTCTTGATAATAACAATCTCGAGGATTTGGATACTTTTTATTTAAGAAGCAAAATTGGATATGTTCCACAAGATATATTTTTGTTTTCAGGAACAATAGCAGATAATATTTCACTTCATAAATCTAACGCAACGATTGAAGATATTATTGAAGCCAGCAAGAAAGCAGGGGCTCATGAATTTATAAGTAAACTACCAGGACGATACAATACCATATTATCTGAAAGGGGGTCATCATTAAGTGGTGGAGAACGCCAGCGTATAGCTTTGGCCAGGGCACTTTTAGGAAAACCAGAGTTACTGATTTTTGATGAAGCCACCAGTAGTTTGGATAATATCAGCGAACGAAGTATTCATGAAACCTTAAAGAACTTAAGAAAAGAAAAAGTTACTACTATTCTAATTGCTCATAGACTTACTACTGTCATAAATTGCGATAAGATTTTTGTTATGGAACATGGAAGAATTGTTGAAGAAGGAACTCATGAACAGTTAAAGGTTAATAAGGGGCTGTATCAAAAACTTTGGGAGAGTTCAAAATGA
- a CDS encoding HlyD family secretion protein, with amino-acid sequence MSEKVVTTIKFDDFKFSRDFFDLKISKKYYRFVFLVLAFIISFFIWMIVSNFDIVVKGNAVIRPKNEVSIIKIRNSGIVREKNYVNGSIVKTGDLLFSLDSDVIMSDIENTKLQILRNENKLDVLDKLKKIIESEEIPNEIDEASIRANIYFSEKNQKKLYFEKADMLYKNEIALPDALTYSQKIFELKNERDIAKADLDKFSADFMYSLLLENYNLQKEKADLAQKLKQLEEQLSQCEIIATKDGIVEELTTFSVGDLLGSGENIIRIVPLNSDNIKAIVNILEKDISDIKIGQEVKIKLSAFNEHEYGQIKGYVSRIGADTIYENNVPYYQIDIEIKDSTIKSKKGTLSYLRPGMTGIARIKVNQKKLMAYVLEKINLKD; translated from the coding sequence ATGAGTGAAAAAGTAGTTACAACAATAAAATTTGATGATTTCAAATTCAGTAGAGATTTTTTTGATTTAAAAATTTCAAAGAAATACTATAGATTTGTTTTTTTAGTATTAGCCTTTATTATATCTTTTTTTATTTGGATGATAGTTTCTAATTTTGATATTGTTGTAAAAGGAAACGCTGTAATACGTCCGAAAAATGAAGTTTCAATAATAAAAATCCGAAATAGTGGAATTGTTAGAGAAAAAAATTATGTAAATGGCTCTATTGTAAAAACAGGAGATCTTCTTTTTTCTCTTGATTCTGATGTAATTATGTCAGACATTGAAAATACGAAGCTCCAAATTCTACGAAATGAAAACAAGCTTGATGTTCTTGATAAATTAAAAAAAATTATTGAGAGTGAAGAAATTCCTAATGAAATTGATGAAGCAAGTATCAGGGCAAATATATATTTTTCTGAGAAAAATCAAAAGAAATTATATTTTGAAAAAGCAGATATGTTATATAAAAATGAAATTGCATTACCTGATGCTTTAACTTACAGTCAGAAAATCTTTGAGTTAAAAAATGAGAGGGATATAGCTAAGGCAGATTTAGATAAATTTTCTGCTGATTTTATGTATTCTCTATTGTTAGAGAATTATAATCTACAAAAAGAAAAGGCAGATTTAGCCCAGAAATTAAAACAATTGGAAGAACAATTATCGCAATGTGAAATAATTGCAACTAAAGATGGCATTGTTGAAGAATTAACGACTTTCAGTGTTGGAGATTTACTTGGAAGTGGGGAAAACATAATTAGAATAGTTCCTTTAAATTCTGACAATATAAAAGCAATTGTAAATATTCTTGAAAAAGATATTTCGGATATAAAAATTGGACAGGAAGTAAAAATTAAACTTTCTGCATTCAATGAACATGAATATGGACAGATAAAAGGTTATGTTTCCAGAATCGGAGCAGATACTATATATGAAAATAATGTTCCTTATTACCAGATAGATATTGAAATTAAAGATAGTACTATCAAAAGTAAAAAAGGAACATTAAGTTATCTTAGACCCGGTATGACTGGAATTGCAAGAATAAAAGTAAACCAGAAGAAACTTATGGCTTACGTTTTAGAAAAAATTAATTTAAAGGATTAG
- a CDS encoding DUF4097 family beta strand repeat-containing protein, with protein sequence MKKLFTTIILASLTFGLFALPNLIKKEQFGANALENLEFELTSENITIKETYDTTSIEVEIYCNYKKYIPEVSVSGSTLYIESVRKGVSFFPDPTGLNCTVIVYVPQKKDFDEISIKISSGEINIERPLSAKNEIRLSASSGEINSEKGLFSDNIKITSSSGDIDLYNLDSDELNVTSSSGDIKLKKFTGETGEIHSTSGEIEIEDFACEYAEFKSTSGKISVKKLDCDYFDAHNSSGGVALELKTEPTASSSIECSSGNIDLYIPMRAKFSVDASCTSGTFRDKFNNNRLNPRESYKMDYNGGGAEIKLRTSSGNITLDY encoded by the coding sequence ATGAAAAAACTTTTCACAACAATAATTCTTGCTTCACTCACATTTGGACTTTTTGCCCTTCCAAATCTGATTAAAAAAGAACAGTTCGGTGCAAATGCCTTAGAAAATCTTGAATTTGAACTTACTTCAGAGAATATTACAATCAAAGAAACCTATGACACCACAAGCATAGAAGTTGAAATCTACTGCAACTATAAAAAATATATTCCGGAAGTTTCAGTTTCCGGATCAACACTTTATATAGAATCTGTAAGAAAGGGTGTCAGCTTTTTCCCGGATCCAACAGGCCTCAACTGTACAGTAATTGTTTACGTTCCACAAAAAAAAGACTTCGATGAAATCTCCATTAAGATTTCCAGTGGAGAAATAAATATTGAACGTCCGCTTTCAGCTAAAAATGAAATCAGACTCTCAGCTTCAAGCGGTGAAATTAATTCTGAAAAAGGACTTTTTTCTGACAATATAAAGATTACTTCAAGCAGTGGTGATATCGACCTTTACAACCTGGATTCAGATGAATTAAATGTTACTTCAAGCAGTGGAGACATCAAATTAAAGAAATTTACTGGTGAAACAGGAGAAATCCACTCAACAAGCGGTGAAATAGAAATTGAAGACTTTGCCTGCGAATATGCAGAATTTAAATCAACAAGCGGAAAAATCTCTGTAAAGAAACTCGACTGCGATTATTTTGATGCCCACAATTCAAGCGGTGGCGTTGCCCTTGAACTCAAAACAGAACCAACCGCCAGCTCTTCAATAGAATGCTCAAGCGGAAACATCGATCTTTACATTCCAATGCGTGCTAAATTCTCAGTAGATGCTTCATGCACTTCCGGCACCTTCCGCGACAAGTTCAACAACAACCGCCTGAACCCTCGCGAAAGCTACAAAATGGACTACAACGGCGGTGGTGCAGAAATCAAACTCCGCACCTCCTCTGGAAACATCACACTGGATTACTAA
- a CDS encoding TrmH family RNA methyltransferase yields the protein MKNKKNNELAVCGFATVKKLEKNHPEKITRLYFTEEVAPKFGGLCKKLAKVHGIYNQKPAADLEKLSGTVHHQGVVAMIEAPQIEPLDSDITDGWIERGESAVLLDRIGNANNFGAIVRSAAFFGIKNIVIPNDEAQSSITTSSYRVAEGGMEYVNIYSVNSSVRLLEALSGKMLRVGTDLSAKKQVSYLSTADARKKPILVVLGNEEHGISEAVRKNCDELVIIPWGGMSEGVSESLVDSLNVAQASSIIFYEMTKK from the coding sequence ATGAAGAACAAGAAAAATAATGAGCTTGCAGTTTGTGGTTTTGCAACTGTTAAAAAGCTCGAGAAAAATCATCCGGAGAAGATTACCCGCCTTTATTTTACAGAAGAAGTTGCCCCTAAATTCGGCGGTTTATGCAAAAAGCTGGCTAAGGTGCATGGAATATATAATCAGAAGCCGGCAGCCGACTTGGAGAAATTGAGTGGAACGGTGCATCATCAGGGTGTTGTTGCAATGATTGAGGCACCTCAGATTGAGCCTCTGGACAGCGATATTACAGATGGTTGGATTGAGCGTGGTGAGAGTGCCGTATTGCTGGACCGCATTGGCAATGCAAATAACTTTGGTGCCATTGTAAGAAGTGCTGCTTTTTTTGGAATAAAGAATATTGTGATTCCGAATGACGAAGCTCAGAGCTCTATTACTACCAGCAGTTATCGTGTAGCAGAAGGTGGAATGGAATATGTAAACATCTATAGCGTAAATTCAAGTGTACGATTACTCGAAGCGCTTTCCGGAAAAATGCTTCGTGTTGGTACAGATCTTAGTGCAAAAAAGCAGGTTAGTTATTTAAGCACCGCAGATGCTCGCAAAAAGCCAATTCTAGTTGTACTTGGAAATGAAGAGCATGGAATTAGTGAAGCAGTGCGTAAAAACTGTGATGAGCTGGTTATTATTCCTTGGGGCGGTATGTCAGAAGGTGTGAGTGAAAGTCTTGTAGACAGCCTTAACGTTGCGCAGGCTTCAAGTATTATTTTTTACGAAATGACAAAAAAATAA